The Burkholderia pyrrocinia genome includes a region encoding these proteins:
- a CDS encoding DNA-3-methyladenine glycosylase family protein: MTISSPSSKVYQEAAQCLSEIDADWARHIAEVGPCRHEPKPAREPYEALVRAIAYQQLHAKAGDAILARLLALYPDGAFPMPEQLLDTDPAKQRACGFSATKLETIRGIAQATIDGVVPTRSEALDLSDDEIVDRLITLRGVGKWTVEMFLIYTMARLDILPVNDFGVREGYRRLKGLQKTPTPREMNVVGEALRPWRTVAAWYLWRLPAR; the protein is encoded by the coding sequence ATGACAATCTCCTCGCCTTCATCGAAGGTCTATCAAGAAGCCGCGCAATGCCTGTCGGAAATCGATGCCGACTGGGCTCGTCATATCGCCGAGGTCGGCCCATGCCGGCATGAACCGAAACCTGCTCGCGAGCCCTACGAGGCGCTGGTGCGTGCGATCGCATATCAGCAACTCCATGCGAAGGCAGGAGATGCGATTCTGGCCCGACTGCTGGCGCTTTACCCCGATGGTGCCTTTCCGATGCCCGAACAACTGCTCGACACCGATCCGGCGAAGCAACGCGCCTGCGGATTCTCCGCCACAAAACTGGAAACCATTCGCGGCATCGCTCAAGCAACGATCGACGGCGTGGTGCCAACCCGAAGTGAGGCGCTGGACCTTTCCGATGACGAAATCGTCGACCGCTTGATCACGTTGCGAGGTGTCGGGAAGTGGACTGTCGAGATGTTCCTGATCTACACCATGGCCCGTCTGGACATCCTGCCCGTGAATGATTTTGGCGTGCGCGAAGGCTACCGGCGCCTGAAGGGTCTGCAAAAGACGCCGACGCCACGCGAAATGAACGTGGTCGGGGAGGCGCTGCGTCCATGGAGAACGGTCGCCGCCTGGTATTTGTGGCGGTTGCCCGCCCGATAA
- the ada gene encoding bifunctional DNA-binding transcriptional regulator/O6-methylguanine-DNA methyltransferase Ada, producing MESTISTTDAYTTDDERWEAVRTRDRRADECFVYAVKTTGVYCRPSSSARLPKRSNVVFFATASEAETAGYRPSLRASSDRSSAEVARIDAVAKVCRLIDEAETPPKLEELAAHVGMSPFHIHRLFKAETGLTPKAYASASRARKLRAKLNGPEASVTNAIYDAGFNSNSRFYEHSDQLLGMRARDYRAGGIGTVIRFAVGQCTLGAILVAQSERGICSILLGDDPDALVRNLQDQFPKAQFVGGDADFETLIAQVVGFVEAPSIGLNLPLDVRGTAFQERVWQALRDVPPGTTVSYAEIAQRIGAPKATRAVAQACGANPIAVAIPCHRVVRQDGDISGYRWGVDRKRELLRREAKS from the coding sequence ATGGAATCGACTATTTCAACGACGGACGCTTACACGACGGATGACGAACGCTGGGAAGCAGTGCGTACACGAGATCGTCGTGCTGACGAATGTTTTGTGTATGCGGTGAAAACAACCGGTGTCTATTGTCGGCCGAGCTCGTCGGCTCGCCTACCCAAGCGCAGCAACGTGGTGTTTTTTGCGACGGCATCGGAGGCCGAAACGGCAGGATATCGGCCGAGTCTCCGGGCCAGCAGCGATCGGTCCAGCGCGGAGGTTGCACGTATCGACGCCGTGGCGAAGGTTTGCAGGCTGATCGATGAAGCTGAAACGCCGCCGAAGCTCGAGGAACTGGCTGCGCACGTGGGCATGAGCCCGTTCCATATTCATCGTCTGTTCAAGGCGGAGACTGGACTGACGCCCAAGGCCTATGCGTCGGCCTCACGGGCTCGCAAGCTGCGCGCGAAACTGAACGGACCCGAGGCGTCGGTGACGAACGCGATCTACGACGCGGGCTTCAACTCGAACAGCCGCTTCTATGAACACTCCGATCAGCTCCTGGGCATGCGTGCGCGTGACTATCGGGCGGGCGGTATCGGTACGGTTATTCGGTTCGCGGTCGGGCAATGCACGCTGGGTGCGATCCTCGTCGCCCAAAGCGAGCGAGGGATCTGTTCGATCTTGCTTGGCGACGATCCCGACGCGCTCGTACGGAACCTTCAGGACCAGTTTCCGAAAGCACAGTTCGTCGGTGGAGATGCTGATTTCGAGACGCTGATCGCGCAAGTCGTCGGATTCGTCGAGGCCCCGTCCATCGGCCTGAACTTGCCACTAGACGTTCGCGGCACGGCCTTTCAGGAGCGTGTGTGGCAGGCGCTGCGCGACGTTCCCCCAGGAACTACCGTGAGCTATGCCGAGATCGCTCAGCGTATCGGCGCGCCGAAGGCGACGCGTGCCGTCGCACAGGCATGCGGCGCGAACCCTATCGCGGTCGCTATACCTTGCCATCGCGTCGTACGACAGGACGGCGATATCTCGGGTTACCGATGGGGTGTCGATCGCAAGCGCGAACTTCTGCGACGCGAAGCCAAGTCCTGA
- a CDS encoding 2OG-Fe(II) oxygenase, whose protein sequence is MTDISISCDAPDWTSIGAQLDVEGYALLPGAFDLDEARELARRIREDGVGRRVSLDSLELGRGEIYRFGVQLPEPLASWRAALYRDLAPIANRWNETLGVPYRYPADLNAFLQRNIDDGQSKPLSNLSRLGAGDYLALHQSSEGEHVFPMQVVVLLSESGEDFTGGEFVLTEQRPRMQSRPMVLPLRLGDAAIISTAQRPFKGSKGYYRVNLKHAISRVRDGERLGVELSFHNAP, encoded by the coding sequence ATGACCGACATCTCCATCAGCTGCGACGCACCAGACTGGACCAGCATTGGCGCTCAGCTCGATGTCGAGGGATACGCACTGCTACCCGGCGCGTTCGACCTCGATGAGGCCCGTGAACTTGCACGCCGGATCAGGGAGGACGGTGTAGGTCGGCGAGTGTCGCTCGATTCACTCGAACTCGGACGCGGTGAAATTTATCGCTTCGGTGTGCAGCTGCCGGAGCCGCTGGCGTCCTGGCGTGCGGCGCTGTATCGGGATCTTGCACCTATAGCCAATCGCTGGAACGAGACACTGGGGGTTCCGTATCGATATCCGGCGGATCTGAACGCTTTCCTGCAACGCAACATCGACGATGGGCAAAGCAAGCCTCTGTCGAATCTGAGTCGTCTCGGTGCCGGCGACTATTTGGCCTTGCATCAGAGCAGCGAGGGCGAGCATGTCTTTCCGATGCAGGTCGTCGTGCTGCTGAGTGAATCAGGTGAGGACTTCACGGGTGGAGAGTTTGTTCTCACCGAGCAACGGCCGCGCATGCAATCGCGCCCGATGGTTTTACCGCTCAGGCTAGGAGATGCCGCGATCATCAGTACCGCACAGCGCCCATTCAAGGGAAGCAAGGGCTACTACCGCGTCAATCTCAAGCATGCAATCAGTCGCGTTCGCGACGGTGAGCGGCTTGGCGTTGAACTGTCATTTCACAACGCCCCGTAG
- a CDS encoding Ada metal-binding domain-containing protein has product MTQSRHFKLVGRDGKPYDSVVPGALGGHRRNRIYGRFDCRSALQAIARGGYVKYRVFFQDEETAVAAGYRPCAVCLPEKYGAWKAAATSHSNKSHIKEPR; this is encoded by the coding sequence ATGACGCAATCCAGGCATTTCAAACTTGTCGGGCGAGACGGCAAGCCGTACGACAGCGTTGTACCAGGCGCTCTTGGCGGGCACCGACGCAATCGTATCTACGGTCGCTTCGACTGTCGGTCTGCGCTGCAGGCGATCGCGCGCGGTGGATATGTCAAATACCGTGTGTTCTTTCAAGATGAAGAGACCGCTGTCGCGGCCGGCTATCGTCCGTGCGCAGTCTGCCTGCCGGAAAAGTATGGCGCATGGAAGGCTGCCGCGACGTCGCATTCGAATAAATCGCATATCAAGGAACCGCGATGA
- a CDS encoding 2OG-Fe(II) oxygenase: MMTRQATLLLDADRGDGVEGSVDTSVNAQIAAIDWVAFERDLTRDGYAVLPNLLPQPLCNEVAGYFPQEERFRSRIVMERYAFGRGEYKYFARPLPDIVDRLRESLYSYLAPIANRWHGLMRIDVRFPATLSAFHAVCRNAGQTRPTPLLLRYRENDYCCLHQDLYGEFVFPLQAIFLLDEPGRDFDGGELLLTESDPKKPGRAEVVPLRQGDAVVLAVNHRPVKSSRGFYRASLRHGVSRLRRGERRTLGVIFHDAK; this comes from the coding sequence ATGATGACCAGACAGGCAACGCTGTTGCTCGACGCCGATCGCGGGGACGGCGTCGAAGGATCAGTAGATACCTCGGTCAACGCGCAGATCGCAGCGATCGATTGGGTGGCATTCGAGCGAGACCTGACGCGCGACGGGTATGCGGTACTTCCCAATTTGCTCCCGCAGCCCCTCTGCAACGAGGTAGCGGGCTACTTCCCGCAGGAAGAGCGCTTTCGGAGCCGCATCGTGATGGAGCGGTACGCATTCGGTCGAGGCGAATACAAGTATTTCGCACGACCGCTGCCCGATATCGTCGATCGACTCCGTGAATCACTTTATTCATATCTGGCGCCCATTGCGAACCGCTGGCACGGCTTGATGCGGATCGACGTCCGGTTTCCTGCGACGCTCTCTGCATTCCATGCGGTGTGTCGTAACGCAGGGCAGACCCGGCCGACACCCCTGCTTCTGCGGTATCGAGAAAACGATTATTGCTGTCTGCACCAGGATTTATATGGCGAGTTCGTGTTTCCGTTGCAGGCGATCTTCCTGCTCGACGAGCCGGGGCGAGATTTCGACGGCGGTGAGCTCTTGTTGACCGAAAGCGATCCGAAGAAGCCGGGCCGGGCCGAAGTTGTGCCGCTTCGGCAAGGCGACGCAGTCGTGCTTGCAGTGAACCATCGGCCAGTAAAGTCGTCGCGTGGCTTCTATCGAGCCTCGCTCCGACACGGCGTGAGCCGATTGCGCCGTGGCGAGCGGCGTACGCTCGGCGTTATCTTTCACGACGCGAAGTAG
- a CDS encoding DUF2000 domain-containing protein, whose amino-acid sequence MFDTKVALIVRDDLAAWQKLNVVAFLATGVAAGAPDALGEPYEDATGRRYGRMFGQPMLVFAADLNGLQAAHRQALSRELTIVPYVRAMFSTGHDAANREVFRAEDAANLDLVGLALHGPKKAVDKAVKGLALHT is encoded by the coding sequence ATGTTCGATACCAAAGTGGCGCTGATCGTGCGCGACGATCTCGCAGCGTGGCAGAAACTCAATGTCGTCGCGTTTCTCGCGACAGGTGTCGCGGCCGGCGCGCCCGACGCGCTCGGCGAGCCTTACGAGGATGCGACCGGGCGTCGCTACGGCCGCATGTTCGGCCAGCCGATGCTGGTGTTCGCGGCCGATTTGAACGGCCTGCAGGCCGCGCACCGGCAGGCGCTGTCGCGCGAACTCACGATCGTGCCTTACGTGCGCGCGATGTTTTCGACCGGGCATGATGCAGCCAACCGCGAAGTGTTTCGCGCCGAAGATGCGGCGAATCTGGATCTGGTCGGCCTGGCGCTGCACGGGCCGAAGAAGGCCGTGGACAAGGCGGTGAAGGGGCTGGCGTTGCATACGTGA
- a CDS encoding AraC family transcriptional regulator gives MTTATKDIGAADHWLVARRDAETGIESLHAHFNGHAYDAHDHDDMLVGFTEQGVQRFQCHRSLHTSVPGRAILIEPGAMHDGHAPEAGGFTYGMLYLPQAWVERAARRLDLPGLGGVEAAFGHTLVDDRGLVDAVRHAFLAIHGNEGRLARDQTLDRLLTRLGGELRGPLALESGVVPPAIARVRDLLHAQMDGNIGLDELASVAGIDRFRLTRLFQRAFGTSPHAYLVRLRLRAARRLLAAGRTPAQAAADVGFADQSHLGRWFRRAYRITPAAYRQLCTNVPD, from the coding sequence ATGACGACAGCGACAAAGGACATCGGCGCGGCCGACCACTGGCTCGTTGCGCGGCGCGATGCGGAAACCGGCATCGAAAGCCTGCATGCGCATTTCAACGGCCATGCATACGATGCGCACGATCACGACGACATGCTGGTCGGCTTCACCGAACAGGGCGTGCAACGTTTCCAGTGCCACCGGTCGCTGCATACGAGCGTGCCGGGCCGCGCGATCCTGATCGAACCGGGCGCGATGCACGACGGTCATGCGCCCGAAGCGGGCGGCTTCACCTACGGGATGCTGTACCTGCCGCAGGCGTGGGTCGAGCGCGCCGCGCGCCGCCTGGACCTGCCGGGCCTGGGCGGCGTCGAGGCCGCGTTCGGTCATACGCTCGTCGACGACCGCGGCCTCGTCGACGCGGTCCGGCACGCGTTTCTGGCAATCCACGGCAACGAAGGCAGGCTGGCGCGCGACCAGACGCTCGACCGCCTGCTGACGCGGCTCGGCGGCGAACTGCGCGGCCCGCTCGCGCTGGAAAGCGGTGTCGTGCCGCCCGCGATCGCGCGCGTGCGCGATCTGCTGCATGCACAGATGGACGGCAATATCGGGCTCGACGAGTTGGCCAGCGTCGCCGGGATCGACCGGTTCCGGCTGACGCGGCTGTTCCAGCGCGCGTTCGGCACGTCGCCGCACGCGTACCTGGTGCGCTTGCGGCTGCGCGCCGCGCGCCGGCTGCTAGCGGCCGGCCGCACGCCCGCGCAGGCAGCCGCGGACGTCGGTTTCGCCGACCAGAGCCATCTGGGCCGCTGGTTCCGCCGCGCGTACCGGATCACGCCGGCCGCGTACCGGCAACTGTGCACAAACGTTCCAGACTGA
- a CDS encoding AraC family transcriptional regulator, with translation MAGSVFATIENPLFFCESPAMIDPLTEVVTLLQPGARHSKSVRGASPWSINRMVAGEPFYCAILDGGCRIAIDGHVPIELLPGDFMLIPAAYGVAMSSLEPPPPGVESAPPVVLDNGEYRIGDPGNPVDMRMMAGNCSFGSPDAALLVSLLPQFVHVRGEPRLTTLVQLVRDESRAQRPAREIVLSRLLEVLLIEALRFTAGTNASPGLVRGLADSRLAAAIRRMHERPAHPWTIVELAKEAALSRSTFFERFSRAVGVAPMEYLLTWRMALAKDLLRRNEGRIAEIAGRVGYSSASTFSVAFTRHVGRPPAQYARDEQAVVNEA, from the coding sequence ATGGCTGGATCCGTATTCGCTACAATTGAAAATCCGCTTTTCTTTTGCGAGAGTCCGGCGATGATCGACCCGTTGACCGAAGTCGTGACCCTGCTGCAACCGGGTGCACGGCATTCCAAGTCCGTCCGCGGCGCGAGCCCCTGGAGCATCAACCGCATGGTCGCCGGCGAGCCGTTCTATTGCGCGATCCTCGATGGCGGGTGCCGGATCGCGATCGACGGACACGTGCCGATCGAACTGCTGCCCGGCGATTTCATGCTGATTCCGGCGGCGTACGGCGTCGCGATGTCCAGCCTCGAACCGCCGCCGCCCGGTGTCGAATCCGCGCCGCCAGTCGTGCTCGACAACGGCGAATACCGGATCGGCGATCCCGGCAATCCGGTCGACATGCGGATGATGGCCGGCAACTGCAGCTTCGGTTCGCCCGACGCGGCGTTGCTGGTGTCGCTGCTGCCGCAATTCGTGCACGTGCGCGGCGAACCGCGGCTGACCACGCTCGTGCAACTGGTGCGCGACGAATCGCGCGCGCAGCGGCCCGCGCGCGAGATCGTGCTGTCGCGCCTGCTGGAAGTGCTGCTGATCGAGGCGTTGCGGTTCACGGCCGGCACGAACGCATCGCCCGGCCTCGTGCGCGGGCTCGCCGACAGCCGCCTCGCAGCCGCGATCCGCCGGATGCACGAACGCCCCGCGCACCCGTGGACGATCGTCGAGCTGGCGAAGGAAGCGGCGCTGTCGCGCTCGACCTTCTTCGAACGCTTCAGCCGCGCGGTCGGCGTCGCGCCGATGGAATACCTGCTCACATGGCGCATGGCGCTCGCGAAGGACCTGCTCCGCCGCAACGAAGGCCGCATCGCCGAGATCGCGGGGCGCGTCGGCTACAGCTCCGCGAGCACTTTCAGCGTCGCGTTCACGCGGCATGTCGGGCGGCCGCCCGCGCAATATGCGCGCGACGAACAGGCGGTGGTGAACGAAGCATGA
- a CDS encoding SDR family oxidoreductase codes for MKTVLITGCSSGFGLEIARHFLARDWQVVATMRTPREDVLPPSERLRVLALDVTNQDSIRAAIDAAGPIDVLVNNAGVGAAAPAELAPLDTVRALFETNTIGTIALTQAVLPQFRQRGAGVVVNVTSSVTLKALPLLSAYRASKAAVNAYTESMAAELEPFGVRAHLVLPGRAPDTRFADNARANMHGFEHDAYAEFVEKAFARMLDASAPITHVQDVADAVWRAATDPSSPLRILAGADAEAWAAEAR; via the coding sequence ATGAAGACCGTATTGATCACCGGCTGTTCCTCCGGCTTCGGCCTCGAGATCGCCCGCCATTTCCTGGCGCGCGACTGGCAGGTCGTCGCGACGATGCGCACGCCGCGCGAGGACGTGCTGCCGCCGTCGGAGCGCCTGCGCGTGCTGGCGCTCGACGTGACGAATCAGGACAGCATCCGCGCCGCGATCGACGCGGCCGGCCCGATCGACGTGCTCGTCAACAACGCGGGCGTCGGCGCCGCCGCGCCGGCCGAGCTTGCGCCGCTCGACACGGTGCGCGCGCTGTTCGAGACCAACACGATCGGCACGATTGCGCTCACGCAGGCGGTGTTGCCGCAGTTTCGGCAGCGCGGGGCCGGCGTGGTCGTGAACGTCACGTCGAGCGTCACGCTGAAGGCGCTGCCGCTGCTCAGCGCGTACCGGGCCAGCAAGGCGGCGGTCAATGCGTACACCGAATCGATGGCGGCCGAACTCGAACCGTTCGGCGTGCGCGCGCATCTTGTGTTGCCGGGCCGCGCGCCCGACACGCGTTTCGCCGACAACGCGCGCGCGAACATGCACGGCTTCGAGCACGACGCGTATGCGGAATTTGTCGAGAAGGCCTTCGCGCGCATGCTCGATGCGTCCGCGCCGATTACCCATGTGCAGGACGTCGCCGACGCCGTGTGGCGCGCGGCGACCGATCCGTCGAGCCCGCTGCGCATCCTGGCCGGCGCCGATGCCGAAGCGTGGGCGGCCGAAGCGCGCTGA
- a CDS encoding aspartate aminotransferase family protein → MSLNDDPTFWHNARQHLVRYGGTFEPLIIEHAKGSFVYDADGHAILDFTSGQMSAVLGHSHPEIVSVINEYAGKLDHLFSGMLSRPVVDLATRLADITPDGLDRALLLSTGAESNEAAIRMAKLVTGKYEIVGFAQSWHGMTGAAASATYSAGRKGVGPAAVGSFAIPAPFTYRPRFERNGAYDYLAELDYAFDLIDRQSSGNLAAFIAEPILSSGGIIELPEGYMAALKRKCEERGMLLILDEAQTGVGRTGTMFACQHDGVTPDILTLSKTLGAGLPLAAMVTSAQIEERAHELGYLFYTTHVSDPLPAAVGLRVLDVVQRDGLVARANAMGDRLRRGLLDLMERFDCIGDVRGRGLLLGVEIVKDRRTKEPADGLGAKITRECMNLGLSMNIVQLPGMGGVFRIAPPLTVSDEEIDLGLSLLEQAIARAL, encoded by the coding sequence ATGTCCCTGAACGACGACCCGACCTTCTGGCACAACGCCAGGCAGCACCTGGTCCGCTACGGCGGCACGTTCGAGCCGCTGATCATCGAGCACGCGAAAGGCAGCTTCGTCTACGACGCGGACGGCCACGCGATCCTCGATTTCACGTCCGGGCAGATGAGCGCGGTGCTCGGGCACAGCCATCCGGAGATCGTCTCCGTCATCAACGAATACGCGGGCAAGCTCGACCACCTGTTCAGCGGGATGCTGTCGCGGCCGGTCGTCGACCTAGCAACGCGCCTCGCCGACATCACGCCCGACGGGCTCGACCGCGCGTTGCTGCTCAGCACCGGCGCGGAATCGAACGAAGCGGCGATCCGGATGGCGAAGCTCGTTACCGGCAAGTACGAGATCGTCGGCTTCGCGCAGTCGTGGCACGGGATGACCGGCGCGGCGGCATCGGCCACGTACAGCGCCGGCCGCAAGGGCGTCGGCCCGGCCGCCGTCGGCTCGTTCGCGATTCCCGCGCCGTTCACGTACCGGCCGCGCTTCGAGCGCAACGGCGCATACGACTATCTCGCCGAACTCGACTACGCGTTCGACCTGATCGATCGCCAGTCGAGCGGCAACCTCGCCGCGTTCATCGCGGAGCCGATCCTCAGTTCGGGCGGGATCATCGAACTGCCGGAAGGCTATATGGCGGCGCTCAAGCGCAAGTGCGAGGAACGCGGGATGCTGCTGATCCTCGACGAGGCGCAGACCGGCGTCGGGCGCACCGGCACGATGTTCGCGTGCCAGCATGACGGCGTGACACCCGACATCCTCACCTTGTCGAAAACGCTCGGCGCCGGGCTGCCGCTCGCGGCCATGGTGACGTCCGCGCAGATCGAGGAACGCGCGCACGAACTCGGCTACCTGTTCTATACGACGCACGTGTCCGACCCGCTGCCGGCGGCGGTCGGCTTGCGCGTGCTGGACGTGGTGCAGCGCGACGGGCTCGTCGCACGGGCCAACGCGATGGGCGACCGGCTCAGGCGCGGGCTGCTCGATTTGATGGAGCGGTTCGACTGCATCGGCGACGTGCGCGGACGCGGGCTGCTGCTCGGCGTCGAAATCGTCAAGGATCGCCGCACGAAGGAGCCGGCGGACGGGCTCGGCGCGAAGATCACGCGCGAGTGCATGAACCTCGGGCTCAGCATGAACATCGTGCAGTTGCCCGGCATGGGCGGCGTGTTCCGGATCGCGCCGCCACTGACCGTCAGTGACGAAGAAATCGACCTCGGCCTGTCGCTGCTCGAACAAGCGATCGCACGCGCGCTGTAA
- a CDS encoding LysR family transcriptional regulator has product MQGRKGANTLGLSLEIDLLRSFVVIAEVRALSRAAARVGRTQSALSQQMKRLEEIVDQPLFQRTGRGVVLTHPGERLLVHAQRILRLHDEAMADLCGTGLSGTIRFGCPDDYAEVFLPALLRQFSSQHPQAIVEIVCGPTPRLLEQLEKRAVDLAMISLPDDGSSDDIIRREQLVWIGYPGLEPAHFDPLPLALSDRDTLDHIAACDALKRAGRDYRVAYASSSLAGLIALVRSGQAFAVMTQTAVPADLAIVNGDPRLPPLPAVGITLKFDRKRPSHLTAAFAEHIRAVLPVL; this is encoded by the coding sequence ATGCAAGGTAGAAAAGGAGCTAATACCTTGGGACTTTCGCTCGAAATCGACCTGCTGCGTTCGTTTGTCGTGATCGCCGAGGTGCGCGCCCTCAGCCGCGCGGCCGCGCGTGTCGGCCGGACCCAGTCTGCGCTCAGCCAGCAGATGAAGCGGCTCGAAGAGATCGTCGACCAGCCGCTGTTCCAGCGTACCGGCCGCGGCGTGGTGCTGACCCACCCGGGCGAGCGGCTGCTCGTGCATGCGCAGCGCATCCTGCGGCTGCACGATGAAGCGATGGCCGACCTGTGCGGCACGGGGCTGTCGGGGACCATCCGGTTCGGGTGCCCGGACGATTACGCGGAGGTGTTTCTGCCGGCGCTGCTGCGGCAGTTTTCGAGCCAGCATCCGCAGGCGATCGTCGAAATCGTATGCGGGCCGACGCCGCGTCTGCTTGAACAGCTCGAGAAGCGCGCGGTCGATCTCGCGATGATTTCATTGCCGGACGACGGGTCGAGCGACGACATCATTCGCCGCGAGCAACTGGTCTGGATCGGCTATCCGGGGTTGGAGCCGGCGCATTTCGATCCGTTGCCGCTCGCGCTTTCCGATCGCGATACGCTCGATCACATCGCGGCCTGCGACGCGTTGAAACGCGCCGGCCGCGATTATCGCGTCGCGTATGCGAGCAGCAGTCTCGCGGGGCTGATTGCGCTAGTGCGCTCGGGGCAGGCGTTCGCGGTGATGACGCAGACGGCGGTGCCGGCCGACCTGGCGATCGTCAACGGCGATCCGCGATTGCCGCCGTTGCCGGCTGTGGGCATTACGTTGAAATTCGATCGCAAGCGGCCGTCGCATCTGACGGCGGCGTTCGCCGAGCATATTCGCGCGGTGTTGCCGGTGCTGTGA